Part of the Anticarsia gemmatalis isolate Benzon Research Colony breed Stoneville strain chromosome 14, ilAntGemm2 primary, whole genome shotgun sequence genome, CCTATTATAGAGTATTAAACATAGAATTATAACGTAAAAATTTTCATTAACATTAGGAACGTGCTATATTAGAGAAAGGACAATTTAACACACAAATGTCGAccttattattacatttttgcaaatatatttaaaaataaattgaattttttatctaaatcatGATAATATCACATATTACAAAACGTAACCGACTATCATGACTGCTTTTggaatttacaaataatttaagagTGGtccaaaatataatacttaattcACATTAAcgatttacattaattttattaatacttaaataaaaaaaacatccattTGCATGAGTGATAAcaaaattaagatattaaataCTTTGGTTCATGTGAGtacatttataaaactacatACACTGGTTGAATTCAATGcagaaataaatcattttgaagTGCCCAAAATATACAGGTTGGAAAAAAGCCTTATAGTGAACCCGATCATCGGCTATAACCCACTCCCGGTGACGACGGAGAATAGCCTCCGCACACCTTACACGTAATTTGTATCAACATCGTCTCAAGTATGTTCGACTcttctttatatttaattgtgtaCTTTGTATCAAAACTTCTACTAACTTATAAAGTTTTCACTTTAACATTGCACTATTCCATGTATAATTTTCTTGCAAATATTTTTCGGTGAATACACTGTAATACGTACCCCCCtcttaataatacattttaatacataaaaatacttaaatagacCCTTCGAATATTACAGTGCGTTGTGAGACATCCACattatttgcaatattaaagtaaaaccAGCTACAAGAGACCCTCATGGTCATGTCCGTATTAGTTGTCATAGAGCCGACACAGAATGTCCACGggtaatgtatattattacaatattattgttttatccATAACTATGTCTTACATTGAACACACAGGCACCttactttaatataatcttGGCAGTATATCATGGCACGCGACACTTTTGTATTTCTGCAGCATTCGATGCCCTTCTCATTACTCAAACAAACACAATGACTCAATCAAATTATATTCCCATATGTATAAAACGTGTCAATTCTTTGTTcgtaaaatatgataaatacaatcaattattaaatttaaagctttcagtaataaaaaatatcacaaataaCTTTGTCAGTTGAATGAAGCCAAATCGATGCACCAATTGTTCGTTAAGTGATGAAAGTGAAACACGTCGCGTCGTGCTGTACTTGTGTGACGTGATTGACATGACTGACATGAATGAATGATCGCAACACCCTACTGACGCTCTCTatgtacaatataaaaatatgtatatcgaCACCATCGACACAATACTTGCGATGCTTGAGCTAAATACTTTATCAAATTTGGCTTCACGTcagtatataaaaaacaattctacAGAGTGactatataaaatatctattaacgtagtgatattaaaaaaatctctctCGTTCAATCACCGCACACACACGCTTGCTTTACGTTTTGTAGAAACGTCTGAAAAcgtaacaaaattgtaaaaactaAATCAATAATGTGTCCCGATTAATTGTTCAAACATAGTCTCACGGAATGCGTCAGTTTGCAAATCATAATAAAGCATCACTTAACTTAACAactaaaacacaaacataacaACATGTTTCACACGCAGTCGTACACTTGTTACATTTAGTTACTAAACAAAACGTGTCGTGAGTACATTTAACAACAAACCATGCTTGGAAAAGTAAGTGAcgaaaatatcttatttataaactgccATAGATATAATGCATTATTTGCAGCAATTTACAAAATAGTTAATAGCTTCTGAAGCTGTGATCCGTGAACGTATACGGGTCGTGAGACGGACCTCTATTGCCGCACATGCATGATAAATACATGTCTTAGTAAAAGAGTACTgacattaaaatacaataaaacggACTAGGTTCAAACACCAATGTTATGGGCTGCGACATAATCCAAATACATCTAATGTTACACTGATAAATCCAACAAACTAATTAGCACGAACGCATCAGAAATTGACTGATTTCACACACAGGTATATACAATATGCTTAATGAGTGCACGTAAACACGTTAGTATCTTTAAGTCACTGGCACAACACTGCGAGCACAGATCTCAAGGCAGTAGATGACGCAAGCTCTCCGTCACTGCATCAGACTTGGGAACATGCTTTTGTCTTGACCGAGCCATTCTAGTAGTGACCAATATGCAAgcattgataataaatatatccaTAGATGTTTTTACATTTAAACCTGTTTTATTTTGACTATCGTACATTAATCGTtacaattgtaattaaattcgatatttgtgtaaacattaaaactattttctggTAGGTAGGGATGAACAGTTTATATTCTAAGAATTGTAACagatattttaaactagttaaTATTGGTCACTCCTAAAACAGTTTCACAAAAGCATTTGAGTATCGTACAACACTACGACTGTGAATACACAGCCAATCAGCGTTGACTGTTTATAAGACAGGTTTAATTAGCTTGCGTCATTTACATGGTCTGTGCTAAGGGTGTGTGTCGACTACCTGTGCCATGCGATGGTGAGTGCGGTGCGCAGCTTGCCCCATATCCAGGGGTAGAGGCCGCCGCCGCGCCACGCCGCGCGCGCCACGTACTTCACGTAGTCGTAGATGCCCCAGGGCGCGTGGCCACCGTTGACGTAGTACACGTATGTGAACCCGTCTTTACATCGCCCCTTTATTGAGTAGTAGTAAGGCAGAAATGAGTGAAGACGGAATCTGAAATGAAAAAACTCTGTTTAAAGAATCTTtcattacttacttataaaatagtttgtacGAAATGTTCTGTATTTTAAAGTTCATCGGgagatttgtataaaaaaaaatagttataaaattaataggtcctacattgtaaattaaataaaaccaagAAAAATATATGTGAGGATGTAAAGTCAATGCAGTTTCAAGCTAATTCTCAATTATCTATacctattgaaataaaaacctttaaaaagtaaataatcatAGTCTAAAAGTAATTCACCATCATGTTACGTTTGCATGTCGTTTTTACCATCAGTTTTCAAGGCAACTCGACTCTATCTACAGATAGTTGATAAGatataaaaattctcaaataattgtttgctAAAGATTCAATTCAGTGAATATGACACATATTATGATAGTGAGGCCTTATCTCTGCTGTTAGATACAAATCTCTCAAtagaagtaattttatattaatatagggCATGGCACATATTTAGCTAATAGTAGGTTATAAAGATACTAGTTTATGTCCTGGCTCTGTTCATAATTTTCAGTTTACGACATTGATAAGTTTTATCAAACCTGACTTGtcagatttaaaaataacaatgatttttGAAGACTCTGACCTGCACTTGGTGGGAGCACAAGCCCAGGCTTATACCAGAAAGAGATCACGAGCTCAGCAGTAGGATAGCAATGGGTTAAATGAGATTTGCTAGTGGTGGTACGGCATGGTGACGAAAAATCCTCTAAGGTCATCCTCCAGATGACTGACTAAAGTATCCCATATACAACTTGTTGCATTCAAGCTAGATCTTAAATAAAACTAGGATAAAAAGTATGGGAACTGGAAATAGTACTTACTACTAGTATTGACTATTGATAATAACAAGGATATATAGAGCGACATTTTAATAGATACAAGTTACCAACCTTCTGTGTTCATAAAAAAGTATAGCTTCAGTGTTAGTGGTGAGTACGTGGAGGAATATAGCCTTGACGCGGTGTTCGTGCGGCGGCTGCGGCACAGGGCCCGACAGGTGGTTGATCAGCACGTCCAACAACATCGTCGCCACGCCTGACCGCCGGTACGACCGCGCTACACCTGAAATGTTCATTAGCTTCATAAAGCTTGACAACTCTAGAGAGCCTTGGAATTCACACAATTTGTccagattttaaataaaaatactgtgtaattccaaaataaagtagcttttTTAAATGGGTTATTGCTAGTTTCATAAGTTAATGGGTCACTGATGTCTGAAATTCTGAATATCAAATTTCTCTATCAGCTGCaaatcttgcatacaaggctttctacttAGCTATTGGACCATATTTGTAGTTGTTACTTTACTGGCTGCATAGTAAATACGAATTATTCGCCAGTTCGTATACTCGGCCTTAATTCAATTAAGAGTGattgatataattaaatgagCGAATGGTTGTAGTATGCTGTATAAAGGCGATTTATAGACGGTTCACTGCCTAGTCGTATTTGCATAGGtagtcattaattaaattaggttAAAGATCTCAAGTTACCTGAAACACTTTTTAAAGGGAAGAAAGAATGTATCTGGCAAGCTTACCTAAAGAGAGTATATAAGCCACAAGTGTGTCTTTTGAAGCAAACCATCTTGATAGTATCCCTCTGTCCTCtgcatttagttttaaataaggCTTTATTTCAGCCACAATTAGGCCTATTATCTGGCTCTTATGTACTGCAGCTAGGGCAAAAAACCTTTCCGATGATGTTATGTCCTCATACCATGACTGTGGGTACTCTATTGGAAACCAATCTCTACAGAGAGATCTCACCTGAAAGTTTACAATTACGTAAAATGTTTTAGTGCATAAGCACATACGAATGACCTCATATATTAACAGAAACAGTTAGGTAACAATTAAATTTAGTTCAAGGTGGATGCCACACAATTACATTATATATCATACAAATTACATACTTAACTAACATAAATGCAAATTACAGAACAATGTTGTGTCAAATAGTTTCTGTGGAACATTGTAATATGATCCAAgtacttttttaattcaatGTGAACCAACATTTGTTATCAGTGAAGTCAGTCAAAAACAAGTACCTATCCACTATCTATAATACtatatacaatatttgttttgagttaAACTTATCTAGTTTAACTGCTTTGAAATCAATTGAAGTAGTTAGTACATTgcatcattatttaaaattcagtgAGGATATTACAAGTCCTTGTAATGTAAGAACTTCCACAAAAGCAggcaattaaaaacaattatgtatgaaataaagtCATATGGTTATTCCAATGACGTATTTGAACAAATACATTATTCACTGAGGTCTATGattcattcattaattttgtCATGTACTGGCATAAGGATAAAgcaatataaattcaataaaatgtgTAGTCTATACAAGAGCTTTGTCTCTCTGTTacagtattaataatttaacttgGTACTCATAATAAGACCCTGGTAAAGGGTAACTATCAATCTTGTTATAAATCACTTTGAGTagattttttcaacaaaattactttaccTTAGTTCCAAACTACTAGTTATACCTATGAAACTGTTTGAAAGAccagaaattaattaataatcaataaataaatctctgAATTGTCTAGACTTGCAACAAGTCAACATTGAGCAATCAGTTTTTGGTAAAAGACAAACAGATTCACAAATCCATAAGTTATTCAATGTCAGTGTATGTGTTAATTAATACATACCTCCTCTAGGTCATCAGGGCACAAGAAACGTAACTGAACATCTTTTAGAGAGCATTTTGCTTCTTTCGACTTTTCAATTATCACTTGGAAGCCTTCAGAAAGATACCTGCAATTAATATTACAGTTTTGgcatataattattgttaatgaatcactcaaaatattacatttcacAAATAAAGACTCCAaaaactagaatatttaaatctatttcaCAAGAACAGTAACAATGATTTCGGGATTTGTGTGCTTTTAATGCACTTTATATGTgcaataacttttgttttcttattcCTGTGCACAATTGCAACTTTCGAATGTCAATAAAACACCGAGTATATTGTCCGTTCAATTGAACAATTCATCCAATTAAAGAGTTCAAGGAAGAGTATACAGACACACAAACAACTGTAAAACACGATGAATTGAATaccgataaataaatatttagaacatATCCTCTACTCACCAGCTGAACCCAGCCATTCGGTAAATCGGCCATTAATACTGTCACTTAATAATCTTCATGAGTAAACATGTTATCATTCccgaaaactttacttttgCAATATGAGAACTAATAATCACAAGCCCGATAACATTTTCCTTTTGACTAAAATTCGatatgtcaatttaattatttgacaGTTTTGACAATTCCGAGCCAAGCCTGTCAGTTGATTCTGCaactttttacacaaaaagCAATTATCCACATTTCAAAGAAGTAATTTAGCATGAAAAAGCTTTCAAGTATTATGTaccgtaaataataatttgaaactaatttatttttatattatgggAGTTTTATCCTATATCTTTTGTATATTAAtgtagtttatattaat contains:
- the Naa60 gene encoding N-alpha-acetyltransferase 60, producing the protein MAGFSWYLSEGFQVIIEKSKEAKCSLKDVQLRFLCPDDLEEVRSLCRDWFPIEYPQSWYEDITSSERFFALAAVHKSQIIGLIVAEIKPYLKLNAEDRGILSRWFASKDTLVAYILSLGVARSYRRSGVATMLLDVLINHLSGPVPQPPHEHRVKAIFLHVLTTNTEAILFYEHRRFRLHSFLPYYYSIKGRCKDGFTYVYYVNGGHAPWGIYDYVKYVARAAWRGGGLYPWIWGKLRTALTIAWHRRFYKT